Genomic segment of Cytophagia bacterium CHB2:
TTCGCGCGGATTCGATTTACCGCAGAATCACCAAGACGGGCACTTCGGATTTCAGCGGCACGGAATTTACTCTGAGCAGCATTCTCACCGGACGTTTCGTCAGCGTGGGTTTTTCCATTAAACCGCCGGCAACAATCACGCGAAACTATAGCATGCAGGTGGCAACGGATACCACGGGCACGCCGGCACTTTCGACGATTCAAGGTGAAGACGAATTGCGACTGTCCTGGCGCGGCCGGCTTGGCCTTGCGCTCACACCAAAAGAGAATCTAACTCTGGGCTTGGAATATGAGTTTCGTCCTTATGATTCCGCCAAATATCGCGATGCGAGCGGCGTTGAAATCTCGCCCTGGCTTTCCACCTCGCTCTTTCGCATCGGCGCGGAGTATAGAATTGCCTCCTGGCTGGCGCTGCGCGGCGGCATGCGCGGCGAGGCGGAAGTCTTCGAGCCGGAAGGAAATCAAATCGAAGGCGAACCGGTGACGTACACGGTTTATTCCGCCGGCGTCGGAATCACGCAATCGGCCCTGCATTTGAGTGTGACGTATGAAAACGCCTTGATGAAGTACCAAGACATTTGGGCCAGCGCCATCAGCAAGAATCGCGAGCGGCGTCACACGTTCGTCGCACAACTTTCATATGAGATACCCTGGCAACATTAACAAAAGACATAGTTCCATCACCTCAACTCCACAACTCATGACAAGGAGGCGCATCATGAAAAAAATTGTTACGATGATGCTCGCTTTTACTTTCATGCTGATCTTATCTTCATCTCTTTTAGCCCAATCAGTGGGAGACTATCGCACGCGCGCCAGCGGTAATTGGAGTGTGGCGCAGAGCTGGCAGCGGTACAACGGTTCCACCTGGGCCAACGTTGCCACACCGCCGAGCGGGTCTGAAACCATCACAATACTGAGCACGGATTCAATATTCGTCAACGTGCCGGTTGCGATCACCGGCACGCTCGTCAATCAGGGCATCGTAGAGCCTGATGTGAACCTCACCATTGCCAATGGCGGCATCTATCAGCATGATCGCGACGGCGGCCGGGTACCGCTGGCGACCTGGGCGGAAGGCTCAACCATGTTGATAACGGGCGTTACGACCACCGCTCCCAACGACAGAGATCAAGATTACTACAACCTCACCTTCAATACTCCCGGCTTGCTCTCGAATCTCAACATGAACCTGAACGGCAACACCGTTGGCGGCGATGTCCGCGTCATCACGACCGGAACCACCAATCGTTGGTACCTCACCACCGCGCTCGCCACCGATACGGCAATCGTGACCATCATGGGCGACGTTATCATGGAAGCCGGGCAATTCTCCGTGCAAGGAACGAGCAACGCCCAAACCGTTTTCGAGGTGCATCATTACGGCGATATTGTTGTCACCGGCGGCAACTTCTCGATTGCGCGCGGTTCACAAGCAGGCGGCAAGACAACGTGGTATCTGCATGAAGGCAACTTCTCCATGTCGAACGCGACAACTCAAAATTCCAACGCCACACCGGGCGGCGCGAAATTCGTCTTTGCGAAGGCGGGCACGCAGACTCTGACGTTGGGAACAGGAAATACGTTGACGGCTCTTCCCATTGAAGTAAGCAGCGGCACGACGCTCGATATGGGTGCGGGCGTGCTGGCAGGCAGCGGCACGTTCACAGTGAATGAAGGCGCAACATTGCTGACCGCCCTTCCCGGCGGCGTGGCAGAGATTCTCAGCGCGGTCACCGGAGCGGTGACGCTGGCGGAGGGATCAAGTTACGGATTCAACGGCGCTGCTGCGCAAGTCACAAGTGCGCGCATGCCAACCACCGTCACCGATCTCATCAGCAATAACGCCGCGGGTGTGACGCTGTCGCAAGCCACGACCATCAACGGCGTGCTCAGGCTGGTGGCGGGCGAGTTTGACAATACCATCCCGTTCACGCTCGGCCCGAATGGATCGATTTCGTTTGAAGGTGGAAGCCTCAAGGTTCCGGTTTCCG
This window contains:
- a CDS encoding T9SS type A sorting domain-containing protein, giving the protein MKKIVTMMLAFTFMLILSSSLLAQSVGDYRTRASGNWSVAQSWQRYNGSTWANVATPPSGSETITILSTDSIFVNVPVAITGTLVNQGIVEPDVNLTIANGGIYQHDRDGGRVPLATWAEGSTMLITGVTTTAPNDRDQDYYNLTFNTPGLLSNLNMNLNGNTVGGDVRVITTGTTNRWYLTTALATDTAIVTIMGDVIMEAGQFSVQGTSNAQTVFEVHHYGDIVVTGGNFSIARGSQAGGKTTWYLHEGNFSMSNATTQNSNATPGGAKFVFAKAGTQTLTLGTGNTLTALPIEVSSGTTLDMGAGVLAGSGTFTVNEGATLLTALPGGVAEILSAVTGAVTLAEGSSYGFNGAAAQVTSARMPTTVTDLISNNAAGVTLSQATTINGVLRLVAGEFDNTIPFTLGPNGSISFEGGSLKVPVSVAERQQDVPVSFFIEQNYPNPFNPSTTVRFGLPSASRVTVEVFNTLGQKVATLFDGRKAAGVHNVQFDAAHLSNGVYLCRIQAGEIVGMKRMVLMK